One Papaver somniferum cultivar HN1 chromosome 10, ASM357369v1, whole genome shotgun sequence genomic window carries:
- the LOC113317968 gene encoding imidazoleglycerol-phosphate dehydratase-like, protein MELSIPSHLGTLPSPSSQALKAKVRVFSNKCNLQFVNSNRFQKLTKMESKHIATICSAASQAGENGSSIPASTFASRVGEVKRVTKETNVQVKINLDGTGITDSDTGIPFLDHMLDQLASHGLFDVHVKATGDIHIDDHHTNEDVALAIGTSLLQALGDREGINRFGDFTAPLDESLVHVSLDLSGRPYLGYDLSIPTQRVGTYDTQLVEHFFQSLVNTSGMTLHIRQLAGKNSHHIIEATFKAFARALRQATEYDPRRQGKVPSSKGVLSRS, encoded by the exons ATGGAGCTCTCTATTCCTTCTCATCTCGGCACACTGCCTTCTCCTTCTTCTCAAGCATTAAAAGCTAAGGTTAGGGTCTTTTCTAATAAGTGCAACCTCCAATTCGTGAACTCAAATCGTTTTCAAAAGCTTACAAAAATGGAATCAAAACATATAGCGACGATTTGTTCTGCTGCTTCTCAAGCCGGAGAAAATGGTTCCTCAATTCCAGCTTCTACATTTG CAAGTAGAGTTGGAGAAGTCAAAAGGGTGACAAAGGAAACGAATGTACAAGTGAAAATAAATTTGGATGGTACAGGAATTACTGATAGTGATACTGGTATTCCATTCCTAGATCATATGTTGGAT CAACTTGCATCACACGGGTTATTTGATGTACATGTAAAAGCTACTGGTGATATTCATAtcgacgatcatcatacaaatgaAGATGTGGCACTCGCTATCGGAACG AGCTTACTTCAGGCACTTGGGGATAGAGAAGGAATTAACAGATTCGGAGACTTTACAGCTCCTCTTGATGAATCTCTTGTACATGTTTCACTG GATTTATCTGGGAGACCTTATTTGGGCTATGATTTATCCATACCCACTCAAAGAGTTGGAACGTATGACACCCAG TTGGTGGAGCATTTTTTTCAGTCCTTGGTGAATACCTCTGGAATGACCCTTCATATCCGACAG CTTGCTGGAAAAAATTCTCACCATATTATTGAGGCAACATTTAAGGCTTTTGCAAGAGCTCTTCGACAGGCTACCGAGTACGATCCACGCCGTCAAGGAAAAGTGCCAAG CTCCAAAGGGGTTTTGTCGCGCTCCTAA